In one Rhizobium lentis genomic region, the following are encoded:
- a CDS encoding branched-chain amino acid ABC transporter permease — protein sequence MNWLDTVLQGILLGGLYALFAAGLSIVFGIMRLVNLAHGDLIVLAAFLILLIVSSLGLDPFVAALIAAPLMFGIGWLMQYHLLNRTLGKDVLPPLLVTFGLSIVVQNGLLEAFTADSRRISAGTLETASVEIGGVNAGLMPLMTFASAVIVIIALNQLIYRTALGRAFRATSDDVVTASLMGIRPNSIFAVATGLAMLVVTVAALYLGMRANFDPTAGPARLIYAFEAVIIGGLGSLWGTLAGGVILGIAQTMGAAINPEWQILAGHLAFLLVLLFRPRGLFPRAVD from the coding sequence ATGAACTGGCTTGATACGGTCCTGCAAGGCATCCTGCTCGGCGGGCTCTACGCGCTGTTTGCCGCCGGTCTCAGCATCGTGTTCGGCATCATGCGGCTGGTGAACCTTGCGCATGGCGACCTGATCGTGCTGGCGGCCTTCCTGATCCTGCTGATCGTCTCGTCGCTCGGCCTCGACCCATTCGTCGCAGCACTGATCGCTGCGCCGTTGATGTTCGGCATAGGCTGGCTCATGCAATACCACCTTCTGAACCGCACGCTTGGCAAGGACGTGCTGCCGCCGCTGCTCGTTACCTTCGGGCTGTCGATCGTCGTCCAGAACGGGCTTCTGGAGGCATTCACGGCGGACAGCCGGAGAATTTCGGCGGGTACGCTCGAGACCGCGTCGGTGGAGATCGGTGGCGTCAATGCCGGGCTGATGCCGCTGATGACCTTCGCATCGGCGGTGATCGTCATCATCGCTTTGAACCAGCTCATCTACCGGACGGCGCTCGGCCGCGCCTTCCGAGCCACCTCTGATGACGTCGTGACCGCAAGCCTGATGGGCATCCGGCCGAACTCGATCTTCGCCGTTGCCACCGGTCTTGCGATGCTGGTCGTCACCGTCGCCGCGCTCTATCTCGGCATGCGCGCGAATTTCGATCCGACCGCCGGACCTGCGCGGCTTATCTACGCCTTCGAGGCCGTTATCATCGGCGGGCTGGGGTCGCTCTGGGGCACGCTCGCCGGCGGCGTTATTCTCGGGATCGCGCAGACCATGGGCGCGGCGATCAATCCCGAGTGGCAGATACTCGCCGGCCATCTCGCCTTTCTGCTCGTCCTGCTGTTTCGTCCGCGCGGTCTCTTCCCGCGGGCGGTGGATTGA